The genomic interval TCAACACCTTCAGCTAAAACCTTAAGATTTAAATTTTTTGCAAGATTTATTATCATTTTCACTACGTTTTTTTCATTATTACTTCCTTCTGTCATATTCATGACGAAGGATCTGTCAATCTTTAGTGTATCAAGGGGAATTTTTGTAAGATAACTTAAACTTGAATAACCTGTACCAAAATCATCTAGCGAGAGCTTAATGTTTAACTCCTTTAAAGACTTTATGATTATTAAGCTA from Deferribacterota bacterium carries:
- a CDS encoding EAL domain-containing protein; amino-acid sequence: SLIIIKSLKELNIKLSLDDFGTGYSSLSYLTKIPLDTLKIDRSFVMNMTEGSNNEKNVVKMIINLAKNLNLKVLAEGVETEEQYKILKEWGCDEYQGYYFSKPLPADKFEELFIGTNK